GCTGGATTGGGTCCGGGGTCGAATGTTCGTTTCGCCGTTCCACGCTCCACGGCTCAATCGGTAATTGCAATTCCATTGCGGAAATCCACCCCCTGCCGCGGAGCCGATGATTTTCAATCGCATTACGGGCAAATTTCCCTCTGCCGGAAACACGTTTCCAGCGCCATCATCGAACCCAAGTCGCCCCGCGCAATCAGATCACGCAGGGCGATGGTTGGAGTTTACTTCTTCGCTTTCAGTTCGGCTGGCAGGTAACGGGAAAGTTCCATCCCTGCAGCAACCTGGCACATGGTAGGCTTCGTCCATGTTTTCTTCATGCTTTCCTCCTTCTCATTCAAAGATCAGAGATCTGATCTTTTCTCTCCGGCATCATACGCCACCCTGGCGCAGGATTGGAATTAATAGGGTTCATTTCTTTGTGTAGGCTGATTCGCCGCTACCCAGCCGTCGGTACCCAGGGGGTACCAGAAGACTGAGCGGTATCCCCACTCGACGGCCCTCTTGGCCGCGTTCCAGGACATCCAGCAATTCGCCATACAGTAGAAAAGCACCTTTCGATTCATGTCGTCTCCCAATCGAGACTTCAGCCCCTTACGGAAGTAGGCTTCCGTCTCCTTGTTTATGACTCCGTATCCCACATTGGGGAGCCAGATACTTTCGGGAATATCCTCCCGTATTTTTTCCTTCCAGATCGTTCCCGCCGGGAGATTTGCCGGTTTAGGATCGTGGGGAAGGACATCAACAAACACTGCCGATTTGTCTTTCCAGAGGGCAATGGTTTCATCGGTCGTCGCAACCATTGCCCCTTTCAGCGTCGCAGGAACCGGGGCGCGATAATCCTCCGTCCTGTATCCTTCTGGTTCCGGAACAGTCTCAGCCGCAGATACTGCAGCCGTCATCATGACGAGCAAACCAGTCACTGCTCCAAAACAATTCCAAATCAGTTTTCTCACATCACTCCCTGTCCGCAGTGCTCAGTGTCCGGCTATTGCGTAATCGGCTTGTTATTCTCATCGATCAGCGGAACCTGGTAATCGAGCAATATCTTGTTGATCTCCGCCTGGTTCTCTCTGATCACCTTGTTCAGTGTGCGTTTCCACTCCTGGTCGGAAGGACGGACACCCATGGTGATCCGGTAGGCCATATGCCCGGACTTTTCCTTCACCAGCGGCACAACTGTCAGATCTGGATCGATTTCTTTCGCATAGTATCCGGCCATCGGCCCCCAAAGGATGGCTGCATCGATCACGCCGCTCTTCAGTTCCTTCAGCATGACGTCAGCCATGGAAGGCGCAAGGCGTGTATCAACCATCAGCGGATAGGGGTGCACGTTGCGCATCAAGCCCGCCTTGGCCAGATTGGCGGCCGGCGGTGTGCCGGCGACGACACCAATTTTCTTTCCTGCCAGTTTCGGGTCTTCAATGAGCTCGACGCCATCGAGACCGCTGTTCTTCTTGTAGATCATGACATAGGTCGAACGGTAATAGGCGTTGGTGTTCTGCACCAGTTCGTCGCCTTGGGCATAACCCATGATGATGTCGCAGCGATTTGCCCGCAGCGTATTACGCACAAATCCTGTCGACATCGGATACCAAGTATAGGCCACAGATTTGCGTCCAGTCTTCGCGGCCACAAGATCAGCCAACCTGTTCTCGAACCCTTTGCCGCTCTCATCCGAGAACGGCATATTGGATGGATCCGCACAAACGCGAAGCACATCCGGATCGACTAGTTCGCCGGCAGCACCGAGACCAGCCCCTTGAGCGAGAACGCCGGACGGGGCGGCGATCACTGCCGCCATCATGCAACCGCCAATCCATTTCACCAAAGCTCGCCTATGCCGCATCATCTTATCCACCCATGCAGGATGCTTCCGCATCTTTGGCAGCTTGTGGCTTGTCCTCGTGTTTTGCAGGACGGCCTCGCGGAAGATCGCCAACGGCACGAGCCCGCAGATAGACGTAGAGATCATCCATATAGCAGTATACATTCTTGTTTTCGCCGAAGGCAGGCATGACTTTTTCATTGCCGGCACTGAGGTTCTTGCGTCCCGCAGCGACAATCGACATGAAGTCCGCATAGTTTATGTTCTTCAGGGACTCGGCCAGAGCCGGCGCAAAGGACGATCCCGCACCATCGGCCCCATGGCATACATGGCATTCTGAGTTGAACCGGCGATAACCACTATAGGTATACCAGTCGACGGTCCCGTCGTTTATCTTGAATGTTGGGCTCCCCTCCTTGTCGGTATATTTGCCGTTGTCGTCGGCGGCAACCGCAGCGGCTGCCTTGTCGTCGGCATAGGTGCTGCCTTGAGACGCCAACAGGGCAAGTCCGGCAGTAACGGCAAGAAATGTCATTCTAATAGGCATTCGGGATCCTCGCATTCCAATCCGACAGTCAGCGCCTCCCGGCACCGGCTCGACGGTTGTGATTGATCATCAATTTTGGTGACACAAGGGGCCCGGCCTGGTTGGAACCGGGCACCCTATTTTCCAGGCCTGCATCTGCAAGCTCAATGTGTCCACATCGTTCCGGAATTACTCGGGAACGGTAAAAACGGTCAGCTGACCGCCCAAGGTTGTATAGTCCGCCAGAGCGGCATAGCCGCCGACAGCGCCCAGACCCGCCGTGCCGATGACAGCAGCTTCGTCGCCCTGGGCTCTGCCCTGGTCAACGGCACCGTGCCACGCCGTGGCGTTTTCAGGCGCCAGCAACCCGGCAGCAAGGCCGATACCTGCCCAGCCACCAACACCGGACAGAACGGCAACATATTGTTTGCCCTTATGTTCGTACGTGGTGACGTTGCCGATGATGCCGGAAGGTGTCTTGAACTTGTAAAGTTCCTTTCCGTCCTTATCGACCGC
The Phyllobacterium zundukense DNA segment above includes these coding regions:
- a CDS encoding substrate-binding domain-containing protein; protein product: MRHRRALVKWIGGCMMAAVIAAPSGVLAQGAGLGAAGELVDPDVLRVCADPSNMPFSDESGKGFENRLADLVAAKTGRKSVAYTWYPMSTGFVRNTLRANRCDIIMGYAQGDELVQNTNAYYRSTYVMIYKKNSGLDGVELIEDPKLAGKKIGVVAGTPPAANLAKAGLMRNVHPYPLMVDTRLAPSMADVMLKELKSGVIDAAILWGPMAGYYAKEIDPDLTVVPLVKEKSGHMAYRITMGVRPSDQEWKRTLNKVIRENQAEINKILLDYQVPLIDENNKPITQ
- a CDS encoding PQQ-dependent catabolism-associated CXXCW motif protein, with amino-acid sequence MMTAAVSAAETVPEPEGYRTEDYRAPVPATLKGAMVATTDETIALWKDKSAVFVDVLPHDPKPANLPAGTIWKEKIREDIPESIWLPNVGYGVINKETEAYFRKGLKSRLGDDMNRKVLFYCMANCWMSWNAAKRAVEWGYRSVFWYPLGTDGWVAANQPTQRNEPY
- a CDS encoding c-type cytochrome, methanol metabolism-related, producing the protein MPIRMTFLAVTAGLALLASQGSTYADDKAAAAVAADDNGKYTDKEGSPTFKINDGTVDWYTYSGYRRFNSECHVCHGADGAGSSFAPALAESLKNINYADFMSIVAAGRKNLSAGNEKVMPAFGENKNVYCYMDDLYVYLRARAVGDLPRGRPAKHEDKPQAAKDAEASCMGG
- a CDS encoding pyrroloquinoline quinone precursor peptide PqqA yields the protein MKKTWTKPTMCQVAAGMELSRYLPAELKAKK